The following coding sequences lie in one uncultured Methanobrevibacter sp. genomic window:
- the rplJ gene encoding 50S ribosomal protein L16: MMVRAYTRRDYIRKTPNSRIVQYDMGNLKDEFPVTLSLAVKKPAQIRHNSLEAARIASNRLMQRAAGRMGYHLKLRVYPHQIVRENPMATGAGADRVQSGMRNAFGKPISVEAIVKKGQRVITIDCQEKNFEQAKVALKRAGMKLPVPCKIVVDKGEDLIK; this comes from the coding sequence ATAATGGTTCGTGCTTATACAAGAAGAGATTATATTAGAAAAACCCCAAATTCAAGAATTGTACAATATGATATGGGTAACTTAAAAGATGAATTTCCAGTAACATTAAGTTTAGCTGTAAAAAAACCAGCTCAAATTAGACACAATTCTTTAGAAGCTGCAAGGATTGCTTCTAACAGATTAATGCAAAGAGCTGCTGGTAGAATGGGTTACCACTTAAAATTAAGAGTATATCCTCACCAAATCGTAAGAGAAAATCCTATGGCAACCGGTGCAGGTGCGGATAGGGTACAAAGTGGTATGAGAAATGCATTCGGTAAACCAATCAGTGTTGAAGCTATTGTTAAAAAAGGTCAAAGAGTCATCACTATTGACTGCCAAGAAAAAAACTTTGAACAAGCTAAAGTCGCATTAAAAAGAGCAGGTATGAAATTACCGGTTCCTTGTAAAATAGTTGTCGATAAAGGCGAAGATTTAATTAAATAG